In Roseomonas fluvialis, one genomic interval encodes:
- a CDS encoding DUF1489 family protein: MLNLIKLSVGPKDVAALAAIQADRLRTDPPLRAWTRMFPKRRDELLDGGSIYWVVAGFVRVRQRILDLREEEWDDGTPCAALVLDPKLVLVEARPMKPFQGWRYLKPEEAPADVTQGRPEPRGLDRLPPRLRRDLAELCLI; encoded by the coding sequence GTGCTCAACCTCATCAAGCTGTCCGTTGGCCCCAAGGATGTCGCGGCCCTTGCCGCGATCCAGGCCGACCGCCTGCGCACCGACCCGCCGCTGCGCGCCTGGACGCGCATGTTCCCCAAGCGGCGGGACGAATTGCTCGATGGCGGGTCGATCTACTGGGTGGTGGCGGGCTTCGTGCGGGTGCGCCAACGCATCCTCGACCTGCGGGAGGAGGAGTGGGACGACGGCACCCCCTGCGCCGCGCTGGTGCTGGACCCGAAGCTGGTGCTGGTCGAAGCGCGGCCGATGAAGCCCTTCCAGGGTTGGCGCTACCTCAAGCCCGAGGAAGCGCCGGCGGATGTGACGCAAGGCAGGCCCGAACCGCGCGGGCTCGACCGGCTGCCGCCGCGGCTGCGGCGCGACCTCGCGGAATTGTGCCTGATCTGA